One window of Falco cherrug isolate bFalChe1 chromosome W, bFalChe1.pri, whole genome shotgun sequence genomic DNA carries:
- the LOC129734631 gene encoding uncharacterized protein LOC129734631, translated as MINSGFKPFVFFCTLSLAYNQEPDNWPWNHAQKKHTGIMGKVDSKTKLAMVVFSENEVYQRNQWDREDVHKVDRLWGKLGDRIKVGCQTYNEKDNTKILGDTLINVRKVDKEFTLLNTTMCFNSRECWHNFTLTEPIFIICLGKESPGTALTYKIKITIILTTVPTTTTVTTTPLTLDLKLTKPDPKIYTIGPYVIRNTGQQQMLFNPEWSLKRIELQIQVNVSDVKPSCSPFLRTSYEGWTTWLRKRGNIYQNRIVRDVTGMLGTGLGVLNSIDSEVIMNKLAATTADLSKLQQPLKSSLLALGAHQWLISKVLPRWEQINMEDHQLITKALGSLQDDVAPALSCIQAQIWQMDCCGTRPEGQVSKYGPTDEQGLVGTRGPQTLGG; from the exons atgatcaatagtgggtttaaaccatttgtgtttttttgtaccctctctcttgcctacaaccaagagcctgataattggccttggaatcatgcccagaaaaaacacactggaataatgggaaaggtggactcaaagacgaaactagctatggtggttttttctgaaaatgaggtgtaccaaaggaatcaatgggatcgggaggatgtacacaaagtcgaccgattatggggaaaattaggagataGGATAAAAGTAGGGtgtcaaacatataatgaaaaggataacaccaagatttTGGGAGACACCctgattaatgtcagaaaggtagataaggaatttacccttctaaatacaaccatgtgctttaattcacgggaatgttggcacaattttaccttaaccgagcccatctttataatatgcctaggaaaggaatccccaggaacagctctgacttataagatcaaaataacaatcatactaaccactgttcctaccaccaccacagttacaacaaccccattaacgcttgatcttaaattaactaaaccagatccaaagatttatacaattggaccatatgtaatcagaaatacaggtcagcaacaaatgttgtttaacccagaatggtctcttaaaagaatagagttacaaatacaagtcaatgtttctgatgttaagccatcctgttcccccttcttacgaacctcttatgagggatggacaacttggttaagaaaaaggggaaatatttatcaaaacagaatagtgagagatgtaactggaatgttgggaacaggactcggagtattaaattccatagactcagaggtgataatgaataaactagccgccaccacggccgatctatcaaaactacaacaaccactaaaatcttcattattggcATTAGGGGCACACCAATGGTTGATATCGAAggtactccccaggtgggaacaaataaacatggaagatcatcaaCTCATCACTAAGGCATTAGGCAGTTTACAGGATGACGTCGCCCCGGCTCTAAGTTgcatccaagcccaaat ATGGCAGATGGACTGTTGTGGGACAAGGCCTGAGGGGCAAGTCTCCAAGTACGGTCCAACTGATGAGCAGGGACTTGTTGGAACACGTGggccacaaaccctgggaggatAA